A single window of Chitinophaga sp. XS-30 DNA harbors:
- a CDS encoding RNA polymerase sigma factor, which produces MDNHSRPDLTEEAKEAFSTVFRTHYKLLCAHAYTLLQDEQAAKDAVQQAFMLCMQRHADIHSIASYLHKAVYHNCLKMIELRKRQSSTYLDDALANKESVYPDQDLLAGQDFSKVRQLETALEQLPRQCKEAMRLVYIERRKYNEAADIMGISKNSIKTHLRKGISSLRLLLKSPFSNA; this is translated from the coding sequence ATGGACAATCATTCCCGTCCTGACCTTACGGAGGAAGCTAAGGAGGCATTTAGCACCGTATTCAGGACGCACTATAAGCTACTCTGCGCCCACGCCTACACCTTGCTCCAGGACGAGCAGGCAGCAAAGGATGCCGTGCAGCAGGCGTTTATGCTCTGTATGCAGCGGCATGCAGACATTCACTCCATAGCCTCCTATTTACATAAGGCGGTGTACCATAATTGTCTGAAAATGATTGAGTTGCGAAAAAGACAATCAAGCACCTACTTGGATGATGCATTAGCTAATAAGGAATCAGTGTACCCCGACCAGGATTTGCTGGCAGGACAAGATTTTTCGAAAGTAAGGCAGTTGGAAACGGCGTTGGAGCAGCTTCCCCGCCAGTGCAAGGAAGCCATGCGACTGGTTTATATTGAACGGAGGAAATACAATGAAGCGGCAGACATCATGGGGATATCAAAAAATAGTATAAAAACCCATTTGCGAAAAGGGATTTCTTCTTTGCGACTTTTGTTAAAAAGCCCCTTTTCTAATGCCTAA
- a CDS encoding RNA polymerase sigma factor has translation MEDAIIVRELAKHNADAFEWLFEKHYTRMLTHAHAILHDDLEAEDVVQELFVKLLEFKGWSKVLDLRSYIARSAHNLALHRLKAIRAKAAQKINYSRTANDLWLDVNPLQLLKDEMTLQHKVQHLLAALSPQRQQAFMLVYLQGCSYIEAADIMGISKNSIKTHLKLGMRTLRRTLLVLIGVSMVLKSFICI, from the coding sequence ATGGAAGATGCTATTATTGTTCGAGAATTAGCGAAGCACAATGCCGATGCTTTCGAATGGCTGTTTGAAAAACATTACACACGCATGCTGACCCACGCACATGCCATACTGCACGATGATTTGGAGGCGGAGGATGTGGTGCAGGAGCTCTTCGTTAAGCTATTAGAGTTTAAGGGGTGGAGCAAGGTGCTCGACCTGCGCTCCTATATAGCTCGGTCAGCGCACAACCTGGCACTACATAGATTGAAAGCGATAAGAGCAAAGGCGGCGCAAAAAATCAACTATAGCCGAACAGCCAACGACCTGTGGCTGGATGTCAATCCCCTTCAGCTCCTAAAGGATGAAATGACGCTGCAGCACAAAGTCCAACACCTACTCGCGGCATTAAGCCCGCAACGCCAGCAGGCTTTTATGCTGGTGTACCTGCAGGGCTGTAGCTACATAGAAGCCGCGGACATCATGGGGATATCCAAAAATAGTATTAAAACACACCTGAAGCTTGGGATGAGGACTTTGCGCCGGACATTGCTAGTGTTAATTGGCGTGAGCATGGTCTTGAAAAGTTTTATCTGTATATGA